The segment AGTCGCCCCAAGTTCCCAACACGGGCACGCGGCTTATCGAAGGACCCACCGTCGGACGAAAAGCGGCTCTCCCGGCATGAATGTGGGTGAGTTTCGGCGCTGAGAGTGCCGAACCGGTGCGGGGCAACGGATCTGGCGACACGGTGACCGGTGGGTAAGGCGCACACGGGGCGTGGCTCTATGTTCGGAAGTCGACCAAGACAAACCGGACAGAAGAGGATCACCGCCCCGTGCGCGTCACCACTCTATGCAAACGCCTGCTCGATCTCGACGGGATCAGCGTCACGAAGGTCGACTTCGCCGGCGGCGTGCTGGTCGCCGACGTGGCGCTGCGACGACGCCTGCTGGCTTGTCCGCGGTGTGCGTTCACCACGCGGGCGCGCTATGACACCCGGCCGGTGCACTCACTGTGGCGCGGCCTGGACCTGGGCCGGCGCAAGGTCAGCGTGCGCGCGGTGCTGCGCCGGCTGGCCTGCCCCAGCCACGGGGTGGTCACCGAGGGCGTGCCGTTCGCCCGAGCCAGCTCCCGGTTCACCCGTGACTTCGAGGACCTGATCGCCTACCTGGCGACCAAGACCGACAAGACCACGATCACCCGGCTGCACCGCATCGACTGGGACACCGTGGGCCGAATCTGCGAACGCGTCGTCGCCGACGGACTGGACCCGGCCCGCCTCGACGGGCTCGTGTCGATCGGGGTGGACGAGGTCAGCTGGCGCCGCCGACATCGCTACCTCACCTTGGTCACCGACCACACCGGGAAGAAGATCGTGTGGGGCGCCGAAGGCAAGGACGCCGCCACCCTCGATGAGTTCTTCGCCGACCTCGGTGCCGACCGGGCCGACCGGCTGCAGGCGATCAGCATGGACATGGGCGCGGCGTTCAACAAGTCCGCCCAACAGAACGCGTTGAACGCGAGCCGCTGTATCGACCCCTACCACTGCGTCCAACTGGTCACCGAGGCCCTCGACATCGAACGACGCAAGGCCTGGAACGAGCTGCGCCAGCTGCCCGACCAGCAGGCCGCCAAGACGTTCAAGGGCGCCCGCTGGGTCCTGCTCAAACGCCCCGAGAACCTCTCCGACGACCAGCAAGCCACCCTGCGCAAGCTACGCCGACGCGGCGGCGCAGTATGGCGGGCCTACAGCCTCAAGGAAGCCTTCCGCGCCATCTTCGCCGGCGACCTCGACCCCACCCAGACCGCCACCACCTTGGACCGCTGGTGCACGGTGGCCAGCCGGTCCAGACTGCCCGCGTTCATCCGGGTCGCCAAAACCATCCGAAAGTTCCGCCCAGGCATCCTCGCCGCGATCGAGCTCGGCATCAACAACG is part of the Candidatus Nanopelagicales bacterium genome and harbors:
- a CDS encoding ISL3 family transposase, which codes for MRVTTLCKRLLDLDGISVTKVDFAGGVLVADVALRRRLLACPRCAFTTRARYDTRPVHSLWRGLDLGRRKVSVRAVLRRLACPSHGVVTEGVPFARASSRFTRDFEDLIAYLATKTDKTTITRLHRIDWDTVGRICERVVADGLDPARLDGLVSIGVDEVSWRRRHRYLTLVTDHTGKKIVWGAEGKDAATLDEFFADLGADRADRLQAISMDMGAAFNKSAQQNALNASRCIDPYHCVQLVTEALDIERRKAWNELRQLPDQQAAKTFKGARWVLLKRPENLSDDQQATLRKLRRRGGAVWRAYSLKEAFRAIFAGDLDPTQTATTLDRWCTVASRSRLPAFIRVAKTIRKFRPGILAAIELGINNARAEGLNNHVRLITRRAYGFHSAHAALALVMLSCGPIDLRLPHERPTR